From Bosea sp. NBC_00550, the proteins below share one genomic window:
- a CDS encoding ABC transporter ATP-binding protein, whose translation MTQSQTHPILALKDVDTFYGPVQAHFGLSLHVGQGEIVSLLGGNASGKSTTMKLILGLVKPAAGDVLVDGISTLKLKTPQIVRLGVGTVPEARRLFGAMSVRENLLMGAFVRDDKAGIAADLERILTLFPRVAQRLSQQAGTLSGGEQQMVAMARALMGRPRIVIMDEPTMGLSPLWVDRVLELIRDINGQGVAIFMVEQNASLALQIAHRGYVLQTGRIVLEGKAADLLVDSRIRDAYLGGAEAA comes from the coding sequence CGATACCTTCTACGGCCCCGTGCAGGCCCATTTCGGCCTGTCGCTGCATGTCGGTCAGGGCGAGATCGTCAGCCTGCTCGGCGGCAATGCCAGCGGCAAATCGACGACGATGAAGCTCATCCTCGGGCTGGTGAAGCCGGCAGCGGGTGACGTTCTGGTCGACGGCATCTCGACGCTGAAGCTCAAGACGCCGCAGATCGTGCGTCTCGGGGTCGGCACCGTGCCGGAGGCGCGCCGCCTGTTCGGCGCGATGAGCGTGCGCGAGAATCTACTGATGGGGGCTTTCGTGCGCGACGACAAGGCCGGCATCGCGGCAGATCTCGAACGCATTCTGACATTGTTCCCCCGTGTGGCGCAGCGCCTGAGCCAGCAGGCGGGTACGCTTTCGGGCGGCGAGCAGCAGATGGTGGCGATGGCGCGCGCATTGATGGGCCGGCCGCGCATCGTCATCATGGACGAGCCGACGATGGGCCTCTCGCCGCTCTGGGTCGACCGGGTGCTGGAGCTGATCCGCGATATCAATGGTCAGGGTGTCGCCATCTTCATGGTCGAGCAGAATGCGAGCCTGGCCCTTCAGATCGCCCATCGCGGCTATGTCCTGCAGACCGGCCGCATCGTGCTCGAAGGCAAGGCTGCCGATCTGCTGGTCGATAGCCGCATCAGGGACGCCTATCTCGGCGGCGCGGAGGCGGCATGA
- a CDS encoding putative FMN-dependent luciferase-like monooxygenase: MSVKRLGFFTRLLDDAPARERYRLATEQIVHAERHGFDSAWVAQHHFHRDEGGLPSPLPFLAYVAARTSTIRLGTGIIILPMEDPVRTAEDTVVVDLLSGGRLEVGLGTGATPETFLAFGLDKEQRTAIFADKLESLLEAWGGAALGHDRNRLYPEAGTLADRVWHATFSAVGAERIGKAGAGLMLSRTQPRSPGNPQATLPEIQHPIVDAYLANLPRGAAPRIMASRSLFVADSRQEALRHAEHGLNRVLDRFIASGHQIADRSLPGLIKTLDTHVGTPEDVVASLAADTVLPRVTDIVFQVHSVDPPHSLTLRSIELTAQEVAPALGWRGRDPLAEQRELPRQPAGANTVQA, from the coding sequence ATGAGCGTGAAACGCCTGGGTTTCTTCACCCGTCTTCTCGACGATGCGCCGGCCCGCGAGCGCTACCGGCTCGCAACCGAGCAGATCGTTCATGCAGAGCGGCACGGCTTCGACAGCGCCTGGGTCGCGCAGCATCATTTCCACCGCGACGAGGGCGGGCTGCCTTCGCCCCTGCCGTTCCTGGCCTATGTCGCGGCCAGGACCAGCACGATCAGGCTCGGCACCGGCATCATCATCCTGCCGATGGAGGACCCTGTCCGCACGGCCGAGGATACGGTGGTCGTCGACCTGCTCTCGGGAGGTCGCCTCGAAGTCGGTCTCGGCACCGGCGCGACGCCAGAAACCTTCCTCGCCTTCGGGCTCGACAAGGAACAGCGCACCGCGATCTTCGCGGACAAGCTCGAAAGTCTGCTGGAAGCCTGGGGCGGCGCGGCGCTCGGCCATGACAGGAACAGGCTCTACCCCGAGGCCGGAACGCTGGCCGACAGGGTCTGGCACGCGACCTTTTCCGCTGTGGGCGCTGAGCGCATCGGCAAGGCCGGGGCGGGGCTCATGCTCTCCCGGACGCAGCCGCGCAGCCCCGGCAATCCGCAGGCGACGCTGCCCGAAATCCAGCACCCGATCGTCGACGCCTATCTCGCCAACCTGCCGAGAGGCGCTGCGCCGCGTATCATGGCCTCACGCTCACTCTTCGTCGCCGACAGCCGGCAGGAAGCGTTGAGACATGCCGAGCATGGCCTCAACCGCGTGCTCGATCGCTTCATTGCCAGCGGCCACCAGATCGCTGACCGCAGCCTGCCAGGGCTGATCAAGACCCTGGACACCCATGTCGGCACGCCCGAGGATGTGGTTGCTTCGCTTGCTGCCGACACGGTGTTGCCGCGCGTCACGGATATCGTCTTTCAGGTCCATTCGGTCGACCCGCCGCATTCGCTGACCCTGCGCTCGATCGAGCTGACCGCGCAGGAGGTTGCGCCGGCTCTCGGCTGGCGCGGGCGCGACCCGCTCGCAGAACAGCGCGAACTGCCCCGCCAGCCGGCGGGCGCGAACACCGTCCAGGCATGA